TTTTTTACTTATAGCAGGATTTTTAAGGATATACTCTATAATGGTTTGCTGTATTACCGATATTTTTTCTACCCCCTGTTCTACCCCCCTGTTCTACCCCCTGTTCTACCCCCTGCTTCCTATCCAAATAAAACATAATCTTATAATAATCGAAATCACCTTCAACTTTCGGCTTCCTTTTGTAATAAGATGTCCAACCATTGAACATCTTATGAAAACCTGAACCAATATTTTCGGAAAGTTTTATAGTCCTGAAAAATCCTTGCAATAGTACTGTTCCTCGGCATTGAAAATTCTTCTTTCAGGATATACTTTACATCTTTCGGTAACGCGCCGGGATTAAAAAACTCTATTCTGTCGGAAAGAATACGTATTCGTGGTTTTGCGTTGGAAAAATAATCCGTATGCATAAGCAGGTTAACAAGCGCTTCGCGAATAGCTATAACCTGAGGCTGGTTTTCATCGCGGGAAAAACCTTTAAGCTTAAAAGGAACATTGATATGCCTCAATAATTTCTCAAGTATCGAGAAATAGTATTCATATAAATTTTTCTGGACAGGCATCCGGTAATCATACCTGTTTTGAGCGTCGGCAAAAGAAGTCCCCATGACTTCAAGATATTCGACCCTGAAATCCGAGACAGTCCTGTTTACGATTTCTTCCGTTCCGAAAACAAGCGCCCCGCCCGCTGTTACCCTGCCGTCAATAATAACCCGCATAAGTTCAAGCATCCGCTCAGCGGAAACTTCATTGTAGCGATGCTCAGGCTCTATGG
The nucleotide sequence above comes from bacterium. Encoded proteins:
- a CDS encoding RNA-binding domain-containing protein, with the protein product MKKQELINKWQDFEVKEAKSAVPKNSWETVSAFCNTAGGWLIFGVSKKGKEYSVTGIDNPEKIEQDFLTALRSDKFNRKIKVEAKKYSIEGKSVLAFNILSVYPKDKPVYFNSLSNTFIRTGSGDQRATKEEIDALYRNSSFDKKDEEPTKYTFKDLDKETVKRYRTFLKSIEPEHRYNEVSAERMLELMRVIIDGRVTAGGALVFGTEEIVNRTVSDFRVEYLEVMGTSFADAQNRYDYRMPVQKNLYEYYFSILEKLLRHINVPFKLKGFSRDENQPQVIAIREALVNLLMHTDYFSNAKPRIRILSDRIEFFNPGALPKDVKYILKEEFSMPRNSTIARIFQDYKTFRKYWFRFS